From one Cyanobacteriota bacterium genomic stretch:
- a CDS encoding alpha/beta fold hydrolase, which translates to MLKNEPFLWEVEATRDRACLMLHGLGGGVYEMQLLGDYLYQRGLTVQGINYPGHDRPSPKMPASTWEQWYGHALATYQALAQRYQAISLVGFSTGCPLALHLAANYPVERLVLLSPYFAIRCYWYLLVPPEVYLHSFLGKWIADLPRLALPIRDRAMRQQAEAIAFFQSFNLSAVRSASELIALAKAELPTIQSPTLIIQSPKDTVVDPSGAKLVYNTLGSAEKRLHWLRQSDHIISLDVEREEVFQEVGCFLGLPT; encoded by the coding sequence GGAAGTAGAGGCAACCCGCGATCGCGCCTGCCTGATGCTGCATGGCTTGGGTGGTGGTGTGTATGAGATGCAGCTTCTGGGTGACTACCTCTATCAGCGGGGGCTGACTGTGCAGGGGATCAACTATCCAGGGCACGATCGTCCCAGTCCTAAAATGCCTGCCTCCACATGGGAGCAGTGGTATGGTCATGCCCTAGCAACCTATCAAGCTCTAGCCCAGCGCTACCAGGCCATCAGCCTCGTTGGCTTTTCCACTGGGTGTCCCCTTGCCCTACATCTCGCCGCTAATTATCCGGTTGAGCGCCTAGTGTTACTTAGCCCCTACTTTGCTATTCGTTGCTACTGGTATTTGCTAGTTCCCCCAGAAGTCTACCTACACTCCTTCCTAGGCAAATGGATTGCAGACCTGCCCCGACTAGCCCTGCCTATCCGCGATCGTGCCATGCGTCAACAGGCTGAAGCGATTGCCTTCTTCCAAAGCTTTAACCTGTCAGCAGTGCGCAGCGCTAGTGAATTGATTGCGCTAGCCAAAGCCGAACTACCCACGATCCAATCCCCGACACTGATTATCCAATCACCTAAAGATACGGTTGTGGATCCATCAGGGGCAAAGCTAGTTTACAACACCCTCGGCTCGGCTGAGAAGCGCCTACATTGGCTGCGACAATCTGACCACATCATCTCCCTAGATGTAGAACGTGAAGAAGTTTTTCAAGAAGTAGGCTGCTTTTTGGGGTTGCCTACGTAG
- a CDS encoding DUF1648 domain-containing protein yields MSQRPVLSVPRSSQIVILDLIAIAGLVALWAAAVYGWTQVPLRLPIHFGLDGHPDVWSNNRNWLWLLPCLGTVHLITFTIVRHFPHTFNYPVAITAENAAYQYTIAVKLITWLQAEILLGLAYIQWQMVQAALEQAIGLGVWFIPLFLLVILGTSGYWLRAALTTSFHLQ; encoded by the coding sequence ATGTCTCAGCGTCCCGTGTTATCGGTGCCACGATCGTCTCAGATAGTGATACTTGACCTGATAGCAATTGCAGGCTTGGTTGCTCTATGGGCAGCAGCAGTCTATGGTTGGACACAGGTTCCTTTGCGCCTGCCGATTCACTTTGGCCTTGATGGTCATCCAGATGTTTGGAGCAATAATCGCAACTGGCTGTGGTTGTTGCCCTGCTTGGGGACAGTGCACCTGATTACTTTCACTATAGTTCGGCACTTTCCCCATACGTTTAACTATCCCGTTGCCATCACGGCGGAGAATGCTGCCTATCAGTACACAATCGCTGTAAAGCTTATAACATGGCTTCAAGCTGAGATTCTGCTTGGCCTGGCCTACATCCAATGGCAAATGGTGCAGGCTGCCCTGGAACAGGCGATCGGGTTGGGGGTGTGGTTTATACCCCTATTTTTGCTTGTGATTCTGGGCACATCTGGCTATTGGTTAAGAGCAGCCCTCACAACATCCTTCCATCTCCAATGA